The proteins below come from a single Micromonospora citrea genomic window:
- a CDS encoding PH domain-containing protein, whose translation MSETETISLRPRRIRVVCWASAAVLVVVFSLVATSLTGATGNGYGSFQRGDQIAMVGLGVFGALGFLLFTRPRVEADVRGVRVRNVIGSYELPWEVVRGVRFDRGAPWASLELHDDDLLPMVALQAADKERAVEGVRALRRLHQTHQARLAQGAAGR comes from the coding sequence GTGAGTGAAACCGAGACGATCAGCCTCCGCCCCCGCCGCATCCGGGTGGTCTGCTGGGCCTCGGCGGCCGTGCTGGTCGTGGTGTTCAGCCTGGTGGCCACGTCGCTGACCGGCGCGACGGGCAACGGCTACGGCAGCTTCCAGCGGGGCGACCAGATCGCGATGGTGGGTCTCGGCGTCTTCGGCGCCCTCGGCTTCCTGCTCTTCACCCGGCCCCGCGTGGAGGCGGACGTGCGCGGCGTGCGGGTGCGCAACGTCATCGGGTCGTACGAGCTGCCGTGGGAGGTCGTCCGCGGGGTCCGCTTCGACCGGGGCGCGCCGTGGGCCAGCCTGGAGCTGCACGACGACGACCTGCTGCCGATGGTCGCCCTCCAGGCGGCCGACAAGGAGCGGGCCGTCGAGGGGGTCCGCGCGCTGCGCCGGCTGCACCAGACGCACCAGGCCCGCCTCGCGCAGGGCGCCGCCGGCCGCTGA
- the ribH gene encoding 6,7-dimethyl-8-ribityllumazine synthase, which yields MAGFGEPGVTTVDAAGMTVGVVAARWHGDLTDHMLDRAVAAAAACGARAVTARVAGSVELPVVAQALARRCDVVVALGVVVRGATAHFDYVCRSVTDGLTRVALDEGKPVAHGVLTVDTIEQARDRAGLPGSAEDKGWAATVAALDAALAVRGLATSGHRVGFGG from the coding sequence ATGGCGGGTTTCGGCGAACCGGGCGTGACGACGGTGGACGCCGCCGGGATGACCGTCGGCGTGGTCGCCGCCCGGTGGCACGGCGACCTGACCGACCACATGCTCGACCGGGCGGTGGCCGCCGCCGCGGCGTGCGGGGCCCGCGCGGTGACCGCGCGGGTGGCCGGCTCGGTCGAGCTGCCCGTGGTGGCCCAGGCCCTCGCGCGGCGCTGCGACGTGGTGGTCGCGCTCGGCGTGGTGGTGCGGGGCGCCACCGCGCACTTCGACTACGTGTGCCGCTCGGTGACCGACGGGCTGACCCGGGTCGCGCTCGACGAGGGCAAGCCGGTCGCCCACGGCGTGCTCACCGTGGACACCATCGAGCAGGCCCGGGACCGGGCCGGGCTGCCCGGCTCGGCGGAGGACAAGGGCTGGGCGGCCACCGTCGCCGCGCTCGACGCCGCGCTCGCCGTCCGGGGCCTCGCCACCAGCGGCCACCGGGTCGGCTTCGGCGGCTGA
- a CDS encoding Crp/Fnr family transcriptional regulator, whose amino-acid sequence MRIGLVELLLAVGWPPGVLLALVIVQLVVAAMWPRASRNAQGRLRFDGCRWPRRMRPLMRLPAESSAVIWPYGTFLQRLGPSVRVALLELGVRRQVPPGQIVIHEGVRESHLVLLEEGLTKVTATLPDGRAALLAMRVGGDLVGEMSALNDRPRSASVTTCGPATYRVIQPDRFKTFLKEHPDAALELAAMVSDRLRWSNRRRIDFTSYPVKIRVARVVAELCRTHGRQIRDGVVIDVRLTQPELASICGAAETSIQKALRELRTEGLVDTDYRRITVRDLPRLRQMGELEVEEG is encoded by the coding sequence ATGAGGATCGGTCTTGTGGAGTTGCTGCTCGCGGTCGGCTGGCCGCCGGGCGTCCTGCTGGCGTTGGTGATCGTTCAGCTCGTCGTCGCCGCCATGTGGCCACGGGCGTCGCGTAACGCACAGGGGCGGCTACGCTTCGACGGTTGCCGTTGGCCGAGGAGGATGAGACCGCTGATGCGACTACCGGCCGAATCGTCCGCCGTCATTTGGCCGTACGGGACCTTCCTGCAACGGCTCGGCCCGTCGGTCCGGGTCGCCCTGTTGGAGCTGGGCGTCCGCCGGCAGGTGCCGCCCGGGCAGATCGTCATCCACGAGGGCGTACGGGAGTCCCACCTGGTGCTGCTCGAGGAAGGGCTGACGAAGGTCACCGCGACCCTTCCGGACGGGCGGGCGGCGCTGCTGGCTATGCGCGTCGGCGGCGACCTCGTCGGCGAGATGTCGGCACTCAACGATCGGCCCCGCTCGGCGAGCGTCACCACCTGCGGGCCGGCGACCTACCGGGTCATTCAGCCCGACCGGTTCAAGACGTTCCTCAAGGAGCACCCCGACGCCGCCCTGGAGTTGGCGGCGATGGTGTCCGACCGGCTGCGCTGGTCCAACCGGCGACGCATCGACTTTACCTCCTACCCGGTCAAGATCAGGGTCGCCCGGGTCGTCGCCGAGCTCTGCCGCACCCATGGCCGCCAGATTCGTGACGGGGTGGTCATCGACGTGCGGCTCACGCAGCCCGAGCTGGCCAGCATCTGCGGCGCCGCCGAGACCTCCATCCAGAAGGCCCTGCGTGAACTGCGCACGGAGGGCCTGGTCGACACGGACTACCGCCGGATCACCGTTCGCGACCTGCCTCGCCTTCGGCAGATGGGCGAGTTGGAGGTCGAGGAGGGCTGA
- the infC gene encoding translation initiation factor IF-3 — protein MNEQIRAREVRLVGPEGEQVGIVPLERALQLAADVDLDLVEVAPMARPPVCKLMDFGKFKYESALKAREARRNQQQTVIKEMKLRPKIDPHDYETKKGHVVRFLKAGDKVKVTIMFRGREQSRPELGYRLLRRLESEITELGYVEAAPKQDGRNMIMVLAPHRAVKASAVAATASRGGARDRNADEAAASAAGETAAAGETAAAGEAGTAADNSGE, from the coding sequence GTGAACGAGCAGATCCGGGCACGTGAGGTCCGACTGGTCGGCCCCGAGGGTGAGCAGGTGGGCATCGTCCCGCTGGAGCGCGCCCTTCAGCTGGCCGCGGACGTAGACCTGGACCTGGTCGAGGTTGCGCCGATGGCGCGCCCGCCGGTGTGCAAGCTCATGGACTTCGGCAAGTTCAAGTACGAGAGCGCACTCAAGGCGCGCGAAGCGCGGCGTAACCAGCAGCAGACCGTCATCAAGGAGATGAAGCTCCGGCCGAAGATCGACCCGCACGACTACGAGACCAAGAAGGGTCACGTGGTGCGGTTCCTCAAGGCCGGCGACAAGGTCAAGGTGACGATCATGTTCCGCGGTCGCGAGCAGAGCCGCCCGGAGCTGGGTTACCGGCTCCTGCGCCGGCTCGAGTCGGAGATCACGGAGCTGGGGTACGTCGAGGCCGCTCCGAAGCAGGACGGTCGAAACATGATCATGGTTCTCGCCCCGCACCGGGCCGTCAAGGCCTCCGCGGTCGCCGCGACGGCGTCCCGCGGTGGGGCCCGGGACCGGAACGCGGACGAGGCCGCCGCTTCGGCAGCCGGCGAGACCGCGGCGGCCGGTGAGACCGCAGCGGCCGGCGAGGCCGGCACCGCCGCCGACAACAGCGGCGAGTAA
- a CDS encoding phosphoribosyl-ATP diphosphatase, with translation MKTFEELFAELQAKAAAGTPGSGTVAALEKGVHFIGKKVVEEAAESWMAAEHEGPERTAEEISQLLYQVQVLMLASGLDLKDVYRHL, from the coding sequence GTGAAGACGTTCGAGGAGTTGTTCGCCGAGCTGCAGGCCAAGGCCGCCGCCGGCACCCCTGGCTCGGGCACGGTCGCCGCGCTCGAGAAGGGTGTGCACTTCATCGGCAAGAAGGTCGTCGAGGAGGCGGCCGAGTCGTGGATGGCCGCCGAGCACGAGGGGCCGGAGCGTACCGCCGAGGAGATCTCCCAGCTGCTCTACCAGGTCCAGGTGCTGATGCTCGCCAGCGGTCTCGACCTCAAGGACGTCTACCGACATCTGTGA
- a CDS encoding DMT family transporter yields the protein MSHPPTAAGAAAPSPVSRVLPPWAALVVVTLAGVASAAQGAVNAELGERAGNATLGAVVNNLGGALLVGLGVLALPSARTGLVALRRARLPWWTYLGGLGGAAIVLAGAYIVPVLGVAVFTIAQVAGGSLGGLAVDRAGLAPVGRLALTRPRVAGALLGVAAVTLAQLGQPVGDLALGLVLLAVAGGLGVALQSALNARVSAAGSPAAGLVVNFATATPVVLLVAALAGALTGPGPTWPPDWYLYTGGLLGVAIVAALLVGVPAVGVLRTGLALVAGQLGGALLLDALLPGGPGLRLPVLAGALLTLAAALVAGRGPGRGPRDVVPSAVGGPPASVATAGPATPGRCR from the coding sequence GTGAGCCACCCGCCCACGGCGGCGGGCGCCGCGGCCCCGTCCCCGGTGTCGCGCGTCCTGCCGCCGTGGGCGGCGCTCGTCGTGGTCACCCTCGCCGGCGTCGCCTCGGCGGCCCAGGGCGCGGTCAACGCCGAGCTGGGTGAGCGGGCCGGCAACGCGACGCTGGGCGCGGTGGTCAACAACCTCGGCGGGGCGCTGCTGGTCGGCCTCGGGGTCCTGGCGCTGCCGTCGGCCCGCACCGGCCTGGTCGCGCTGCGCCGGGCACGGTTGCCCTGGTGGACGTACCTGGGTGGGCTCGGCGGGGCGGCGATCGTGCTGGCCGGCGCGTACATCGTGCCGGTTCTCGGGGTGGCGGTCTTCACCATCGCCCAGGTGGCCGGCGGCAGCCTGGGCGGGCTGGCCGTCGACCGGGCCGGGCTGGCGCCGGTGGGCCGGCTGGCACTCACCCGGCCCCGGGTCGCCGGGGCGCTGCTCGGCGTGGCGGCCGTGACGCTGGCGCAGCTCGGCCAGCCCGTCGGCGACCTCGCTCTCGGCCTGGTCCTGCTCGCGGTGGCCGGCGGGTTGGGCGTCGCGCTCCAGTCCGCGTTGAACGCGCGGGTCTCCGCCGCCGGCTCGCCCGCCGCCGGGCTGGTCGTCAACTTCGCCACCGCCACGCCCGTGGTGCTGCTGGTCGCGGCGCTGGCGGGCGCCCTCACCGGACCGGGCCCGACCTGGCCGCCCGACTGGTACCTCTACACCGGCGGTCTGCTCGGTGTCGCCATCGTGGCCGCCCTGCTGGTGGGGGTCCCGGCGGTCGGGGTGCTGCGGACCGGGCTGGCGCTGGTCGCCGGGCAGCTCGGTGGCGCGCTGCTGCTGGACGCGCTGCTGCCGGGCGGCCCCGGCCTGCGGCTGCCGGTGCTCGCCGGGGCGCTGCTCACCCTGGCGGCGGCCCTGGTCGCCGGCCGGGGCCCCGGGCGCGGCCCGCGCGACGTCGTGCCGTCCGCCGTCGGCGGTCCGCCGGCCTCCGTCGCGACCGCCGGACCAGCGACGCCGGGTAGGTGCCGGTGA
- the hisG gene encoding ATP phosphoribosyltransferase: MLRVAIPNKGTLAEPAAQMLREAGYRQRIDPKDLVCRDEPNDVEFFYLRPKDIATYVGSGDLDLGITGRDLLIDSGAPAEEVVDLAFGRATFRFAARPDDIASVQELGGHRIATAYPGLVERHLAELGVEAEVIRLDGAVENAVRLGVADVVADVVETGATLRQAGLVVFGEPLLRSSAVLVRRAGAPDHPQAAQLLRRLHGVLVARRYVMLAYDVPAGLLDRASSLTPGIESPTVSPLHREGWVAVQAMVLRDDVHRIMDELYELGARAILVTNIHACRL, from the coding sequence ATGCTGCGTGTCGCCATTCCCAACAAGGGCACCCTGGCCGAGCCGGCCGCCCAGATGCTGCGCGAGGCGGGCTACCGCCAGCGAATCGACCCGAAGGACCTGGTCTGCCGGGACGAGCCCAACGACGTCGAATTCTTCTACCTGCGCCCCAAGGACATCGCCACCTACGTCGGCTCCGGTGACCTGGACCTCGGCATCACCGGCCGGGACCTGCTGATCGACTCCGGCGCCCCCGCCGAGGAGGTGGTGGACCTCGCCTTCGGGCGGGCCACGTTCCGCTTCGCGGCCCGCCCCGACGACATCGCCTCCGTCCAGGAGCTGGGCGGGCACCGGATCGCCACCGCGTACCCCGGTCTGGTCGAACGGCACCTCGCGGAGCTGGGCGTCGAGGCGGAGGTCATCCGCCTCGACGGCGCGGTGGAGAACGCCGTACGCCTCGGCGTCGCCGACGTGGTCGCGGACGTGGTCGAGACCGGCGCCACGCTGCGCCAGGCCGGGCTGGTGGTCTTCGGCGAGCCGCTGCTGCGCTCCTCGGCCGTGCTGGTCCGCCGCGCCGGCGCGCCGGACCACCCGCAGGCCGCGCAGCTGCTGCGCCGGCTGCACGGGGTGCTGGTCGCCCGCCGCTACGTGATGCTCGCCTACGACGTTCCGGCCGGCCTGCTGGACCGGGCCAGCTCGCTGACCCCGGGCATCGAGTCGCCGACGGTGTCCCCGCTGCACCGCGAGGGCTGGGTGGCGGTGCAGGCCATGGTGCTCCGCGACGACGTGCACCGGATCATGGACGAGCTGTACGAGCTCGGCGCCCGCGCGATCCTGGTCACCAACATCCACGCCTGCCGGCTGTGA